ATCGAGCACTGTAATTTACAATCAGAAATTCTGAAGTTTGGAACGGAAACAAGCTAGATCATGATGGGCTTGTTGCCTTGTCAATAGCATTGGCAGCAAGGAGAAGGGCGTACACCATTGCATGAGAGGAAGGAATGTGAGGTGTATTTAAGGCCTCGAATAAAAAGAAGGTTCATAAGTTCGTATGTGTACCTGTGAGATCTCCCTGTGGAAAGAAGGCCCAGAAGTAATAGGGGATGTCTTTCTTTTGGAATGAGCCTTCCAACTGCAATTCATCGACACTAGAATTATTAGAGAGATGCCAACAATCTTTCTGAGCTTTTACACATAAATGCTAGCATTCTGCATGCCTATATGGTGGTGGTTCAATACTGTATCAAGGAAGAAACAAATGCTAAAAACTGCTGCAATCGCACCACTAcaacgtactccctccgtttcataattcttgtcgaaatattacatgcatctagacaatttttaggaacagatacatccatttttggataaattggagacaagaattatgaaacggaaggagtattacTGATACGTACCCTGCTTGTGGTATGTAAATCGGTTCGTTCCTGATTAACTTTGACGCTGACAAAAGTGCAGTAGCAACGCCAAATCACAATCTTAAGGGCTAATATATGTAGTGGCCAATCCAGTGGTCTCACCGTGTTGTTTTGGAAGGAGAGCTCGACCTGGGACAcatcctcctcgccctccagAGCAGCCTTGAGCGGAGGGatgatctcctcctccatcatCTCAGGGAGCGGCTTCGGCGGGGGCTTCTTCAGCttcgcagccgccgccgcaggcttGGCTGCCGGCTTCGCCTCCGCTGCGGCTTCCTTGTTGTCACCGTCCGCGTCCTTCTTCTCACTAACTGCTCCAAAATAAGCACAGATAATTCAGGCAGCATCGAACACTTCTAACGCTTCACGCACACGAAGAGCGGATTAGGCATTACACGCCCCGATCACCATTGATGGTTTCCCCCCCTGGTGGAATTAATAGGGATCGAGTTAAGTGATCGAATTGGGGGTACCGgtggttgcggcggcggcggcggacgattCCTGCACGGCGGAGcaggaggcgccggcgccgcgggggAAGGCGACGACGAGCGGCAGCCGCTTGGcgaagagcggcggcgcgtggtgGCCGCCtctgggtccgagtggggtCGTCAGCCTCAGCAAGCGCAGGGCCTGAGGCGCCATGGGATAGGAGGACTAGGAGTCAATTTGGCGCGCAACCAGGGGCGGTGGTTCTTGGCGCGCGATCGGAGGTGTGGTGCGTTTCCTGGTTGAGGCTGGCCGGTCGGTGATTGGTCCGTTCCTGTCCACTGGTTCGGTTGGTTTGGATGGCGCAGACGCCGTTCTATCTGCAGGCTGCACCACTGCGCCTACGCCCCAAGGTCAAGGGAGAGAAGACGAGCGTTGCCGTGCCGGTGCCCTTCCCTCTGAGCCAGCCATTTTTCTCCTCCACGATTTTGCTAGCGGCTAGATCATGCTGGTGGTGGACGTGGCTGCCGGCCTGCAATAGACATCGGCCGTCCGATTAAGCAGCCTATGGTTCAGATCAACCAGGGCGCCAGAGCGGTAACATTGTGTGGATTGTACGCAGTACGCCTTCTCGGGGCAACCCTGAACagtcaaatttttttttctttttttcctgggCGTCGATTTAAAAATAGTCATGGGCAGTCATAGTCATCCGATGTAAAGTATTCCtgtgatcctaaattcttgactcaagtTTGTCTAAAtgtggatgtatttattcttaaaaaaacgtttagatacatgtaatattttgacaacaatttaggatcggagggagtagattttatttttgggtcagtcatgtttttcttttgttattcCATGTTTCCATGGGATGACGCGCTATGTGTGGTGTTAAGATGTGTGTCAAGGTATGTGTTACTGATTCTTTGTGTCATTTGGAGTCAACGGTAGAATCGCAAACACAACTGAATTGTCTTAGCTAGTTTGACGCTAAACCTATTTCTCAGCTAGGTGTATCAACAAGAGGTCGACTCTTACATAAGAGCATGACTCTTTTGGAAATGTtggttttcttctctttctttctcattCGAAGCAACAACTTTTAAATAAAAGTCAGTCAGTTGAGAGTGGACATTTGGATGCCCAAATCCTTGCATGACTATAATTCTGCGAAATTTAATTAGGAGTGACCAGGAGACGGCATGGCTGCTATAATGAAGAAAAAAGGTTGTATCATTCATGTTAAGAGATCCTCTCTTTGCTAATACAGAACTGGAACACTTATTTACAGCTCATTTAGAAGGATTTTTAGTCTTTTTACAACTCAACTCTTATGAATTTTTGCTACGTACAACATTCATTTCGCAGGAATAGAGATGCTAATTTTTTAAGGATTATGCCCACAATAACCTAATTCCTCTGAATTTTCAACATTAGGCAAGACCTCATAAAAATTTTCTACCATGCCGTCTTAATACTTTGCCATTTTAATGATTTTAAAATCATGTAAACCCAATAAGCCAGTaatttctcctcttttagtactctctctgattcatattaattgtctcaagtttgcccagatatggatgtatttatgctaaaaagcgtctagatacatgtaatatttcgactactaatatggatcggaaagAGTACGTGCCATTTCTCATAGAGGattgacattttttttagaagagcCAGTTATTCTTGTGAGCTTCCGAAAATTATTTATCTCTTTTGGATCTACACCACTAGAGTCTGTAAATGTTGAGATTGGCGTGGAACCTGTGGCTTTACAAAGGGAAAAAATATTATGTAATACCATATTCTCCACTCTTTTTCGAGGGAATGCTATCTTTGTCTCTTAACAtaaggtagtgtttggttgcagAATCAGTTAGAAGGGAATGGAACCATTCCGTTCCTATCAAAATGGAATGAAACGGAGTGGTTCTAGTATGTTGTTTTGTTAGGATGGTTATAGAATGAAATGGAATGGTTTCatcttgtgtttggttggggtAATGGAATGAGATGAGAATAATGTAATCATCTTATGGTGAGATTACCTCTCTATGACTGTGAGTATGGTATGAGCAATAATTCATTTGTAGCATCCGGAAAAAATCGCAatacttttgtttgtattttcTTCATCAACAGACTATGAAAAATGAATTCGTTGAGTGGATAGCAAAATCAGATGGCACAGCCGGCCATGATGAACATGGAGATtacctcctcctctgccgcaAGCGGCCTCCTCTCAACACCTCGCCGACGGCCTCCTCTGCCCGCCGCCCTCCGTCAGTCTCCTCTCCTTTTAGCCTCCTCTCTATTGTAGCAAGCCTCGCCGCGGGCCTCCTCTGCCGCAggcggcctcctctccctgcAAAAGCCTCGTAGCCGGCCTCCTCTGCCTATAGCACCCCCTGTccccggcctccgccgcctgcagcaaCCTCCTCCGACCGTAGCTCGGCCGGGATCTGCTCGAGATGGCCGGGATCTCGTGGGGGTGGAGCCCAATCTCCCAACCGCCATGGGAGAGAGAGACATGAGACGAGGGGGAGGACCGCCGAAGGAGATAGATAGGAGACGAGGGTGAGAATAGAGAGGAAAGGGGATTTCGGGAGAGTTTGGGTCTGGTTttccgctgggccccaccggTTCTGAGAGGAACCAACACATTCCTTCGTTTGGTGTTATCAGTTGGTTCCACATGTAAAGGGTATATTCCCTTCTGAGGAACCACTTGTTCCATTCTAGTTTTGCATATTTCAGGAACCAAACGCAGGAATCATGTCAAAAAATGGAACGGTTCCATTACATTCCATGATATTCTACCAA
This is a stretch of genomic DNA from Brachypodium distachyon strain Bd21 chromosome 1, Brachypodium_distachyon_v3.0, whole genome shotgun sequence. It encodes these proteins:
- the LOC100846045 gene encoding uncharacterized protein LOC100846045 isoform X1; amino-acid sequence: MAPQALRLLRLTTPLGPRGGHHAPPLFAKRLPLVVAFPRGAGASCSAVQESSAAAAATTVSEKKDADGDNKEAAAEAKPAAKPAAAAAKLKKPPPKPLPEMMEEEIIPPLKAALEGEEDVSQVELSFQNNTVRPLDWPLHILALKIVIWRCYCTFVSVKVNQERTDLHTTSRLEGSFQKKDIPYYFWAFFPQGDLTGPKGFAMTSYSMEVSTIEPFLVDEKRVTPQYVVFWVYKRLAGQGILPVWKEEDLNPEPSTVAK
- the LOC100846045 gene encoding uncharacterized protein LOC100846045 isoform X2, with protein sequence MAPQALRLLRLTTPLGPRGGHHAPPLFAKRLPLVVAFPRGAGASCSAVQESSAAAAATTVSEKKDADGDNKEAAAEAKPAAKPAAAAAKLKKPPPKPLPEMMEEEIIPPLKAALEGEEDVSQVELSFQNNTLEGSFQKKDIPYYFWAFFPQGDLTGPKGFAMTSYSMEVSTIEPFLVDEKRVTPQYVVFWVYKRLAGQGILPVWKEEDLNPEPSTVAK